The Vibrio gallaecicus genome contains a region encoding:
- the nagC gene encoding DNA-binding transcriptional regulator NagC, which yields MNGGQIGNVDLVKQLNSAAVYRLIDQQGPISRIQVADVSQLAPASVTKITRQLLERGLIKEVAQQASTGGRRAISLTTEVEPFHSIAVRLGRDYIQFSLYNLGGKELAFSQQELDYTNQSDLTQGLVNHLKSFIDANQIYIDQLIAIGITLPGLVNPTTGVVEYMPNTDIDNLAMGDIIRDTFHVACFVGNDVRGMALAEHYFGSSKDCQDSILVSVHRGTGAGIIVNGQVFLGFNRNVGEIGHIQIDPLGEQCQCGNFGCLETVAANPAIIDRVRKLIKQGYESSLTELDTITIHDVCEHALNGDELAKQSLVRVGNQLGKAIAMTINLFNPQKVIIAGDITHAQDIVFPAIRRNVENQSLTAFHSGLPIVASEIDKHPTMGAFAMIKRAMLNGVLLQKLLEG from the coding sequence ATGAATGGCGGACAAATAGGTAACGTAGATTTAGTTAAACAGCTAAATAGTGCAGCTGTATATCGACTGATTGACCAACAAGGTCCTATCAGTCGCATACAAGTGGCTGATGTAAGTCAACTAGCACCTGCTAGTGTTACAAAAATTACCCGCCAACTATTAGAACGCGGTCTAATAAAAGAGGTCGCGCAGCAAGCGTCTACCGGCGGTAGGCGCGCTATTTCTTTGACTACGGAAGTTGAGCCATTTCACTCAATTGCCGTTAGGCTTGGTCGAGATTACATTCAATTCAGCTTATATAATTTAGGCGGAAAAGAGCTCGCTTTCTCCCAACAAGAACTCGATTACACCAATCAATCTGACCTTACACAAGGTCTTGTTAATCACTTGAAATCATTCATCGATGCAAACCAAATTTACATTGATCAACTGATTGCCATCGGCATTACCCTTCCAGGGCTAGTTAACCCGACAACAGGCGTGGTTGAATACATGCCAAACACTGACATCGATAACCTCGCAATGGGCGATATCATACGTGATACTTTCCATGTAGCTTGTTTTGTTGGGAATGATGTTCGCGGGATGGCTCTAGCTGAACACTACTTTGGCTCAAGCAAAGATTGCCAAGATTCAATTTTAGTGAGTGTTCACCGAGGAACTGGTGCAGGCATTATTGTGAATGGTCAGGTATTTCTTGGGTTTAATCGAAATGTAGGTGAAATTGGTCATATTCAGATCGATCCACTGGGCGAACAATGCCAATGTGGTAATTTTGGCTGCCTAGAAACGGTTGCTGCAAATCCAGCCATCATTGATCGAGTAAGAAAGCTGATTAAACAAGGTTATGAATCTTCATTAACTGAACTGGATACAATAACCATCCACGATGTTTGTGAGCATGCACTAAACGGCGACGAGCTTGCGAAACAAAGCTTAGTACGAGTAGGCAATCAGCTCGGAAAAGCAATTGCGATGACCATCAACCTGTTTAACCCTCAAAAGGTTATTATTGCAGGTGATATAACTCACGCTCAAGACATTGTTTTCCCAGCAATAAGACGTAATGTAGAGAATCAATCGTTAACGGCTTTCCATAGCGGATTACCTATTGTAGCATCTGAAATCGACAAGCATCCGACAATGGGCGCTTTTGCTATGATTAAGCGCGCAATGCTCAATGGCGTTTTACTGCAGAAGTTACTCGAAGGCTAG
- the nagA gene encoding N-acetylglucosamine-6-phosphate deacetylase — protein sequence MYALSNCKIYTGSDILTDHAVIIENELIKSVCPVADLPKNIEVHDLNGANVSPGFIDLQLNGCGGVMLNDEITAETMQIMHKANLQSGCTSFLPTLITSSDEDMRAVIAAAREYHNQYQNQSLGLHLEGPYLNVAKKGIHSVDHIRKSDSEMISLICENSDLVTKVTLAPEQNDPEHIERLRKAGVVVSIGHTNATYAEARQGFEAGITFATHLFNAMTPMVGREPGVVGAIYDTPEVYAGVIADGFHVDYANIRIAHKIKGEKLVLVTDATAPAGADMEYFIFVGKKVYYRDGKCVDENGTLGGSALTMIEAVQNTVEHAGIALDEALRMATLYPAKAIGVESKLGRIKKDLVANLAVFDRDFNVQATVVNGQYEHN from the coding sequence ATGTACGCGCTAAGTAACTGTAAAATCTACACTGGTAGTGACATTTTAACGGACCACGCCGTTATCATTGAAAATGAACTTATAAAATCAGTCTGCCCTGTAGCTGATTTACCAAAAAATATCGAAGTCCATGACCTTAATGGTGCAAACGTAAGCCCTGGTTTTATTGATCTACAACTGAATGGTTGTGGTGGCGTAATGCTAAACGACGAAATCACAGCTGAAACAATGCAAATTATGCATAAGGCTAACCTTCAATCAGGCTGTACTAGCTTCCTTCCAACACTGATCACATCTTCCGATGAAGACATGCGAGCTGTTATTGCAGCCGCTCGTGAGTACCACAATCAATACCAAAACCAATCTCTTGGCTTACACCTTGAAGGTCCTTACTTAAATGTTGCAAAAAAAGGCATTCACAGCGTAGACCACATTCGTAAATCTGACAGCGAAATGATCAGTCTTATCTGCGAAAACAGCGATCTGGTAACTAAGGTAACTCTGGCTCCTGAACAGAATGATCCTGAACATATTGAGCGATTAAGAAAAGCTGGCGTTGTGGTATCAATTGGTCATACAAACGCAACTTATGCAGAAGCACGTCAAGGTTTTGAAGCAGGCATCACTTTTGCTACACACCTTTTTAATGCCATGACCCCAATGGTTGGGCGCGAGCCTGGTGTTGTCGGTGCTATCTACGACACTCCTGAAGTGTATGCTGGTGTTATTGCTGATGGCTTCCACGTTGATTACGCAAACATCCGAATTGCTCATAAAATCAAAGGTGAAAAGCTCGTATTAGTGACCGATGCCACAGCTCCTGCAGGCGCTGACATGGAATACTTTATTTTTGTCGGTAAGAAAGTATATTACCGTGATGGTAAGTGTGTTGATGAAAACGGCACACTAGGCGGCTCAGCTTTGACCATGATCGAAGCAGTACAGAACACTGTCGAGCACGCTGGTATCGCTTTGGACGAAGCTCTACGCATGGCTACTTTATATCCTGCAAAGGCAATCGGTGTGGAAAGTAAATTGGGTCGAATTAAAAAAGACCTTGTTGCTAACCTAGCTGTTTTTGACCGTGACTTTAATGTTCAAGCGACTGTTGTTAACGGACAATACGAGCACAATTAA
- the nagE gene encoding N-acetylglucosamine-specific PTS transporter subunit IIBC, whose translation MNILGYAQKLGKALMLPIATLPIAALLLRLGQGDLLDIPFMAQAGGAIFGNLPLLFGLGIAIGLSKDGNGAAGLAGAVAYFVLTATATTINADVNMSFFGGIFAGIIAGHSYNAFHATRLPEWLAFFAGKRLVPIMAGLFALVAGAVSGVVWPGVQSGLDALAHAVSTSGAIGQFVYGTLNRALIPVGLHHVLNSYFWFGMGTCQEIIVAGQGAFASITQLCVDPSLAKTLVVGQEHTFTFANSVTPEITTVVKEVTETVKSGDLHRFFGGDKGAGVFMNGFFPVMMFGLPGAALAMYLAAPAEKRSQVGGALFSVAFCSFLTGITEPLEFMFVFLAPALYAMHAVFTGLSLVVANMFGTLHGFGFSAGLIDFVLNWGLATKPFTLLLIGLGFGALYFFTFSFAIRAFNLKSPGREDDDEAVAAPAGDAPKGEVARQYLKALGGHENLTSIDACITRLRLTLKDRSIADEAVLKKLGAKGVVKLGENNLQVILGPLAEIVAGEMKAIGAGEDLSDVKLP comes from the coding sequence GTGAATATTCTAGGATATGCACAGAAGCTTGGTAAGGCATTAATGCTACCTATCGCAACGCTTCCAATTGCGGCGCTTCTATTACGTTTGGGTCAAGGCGATCTACTTGATATTCCATTTATGGCACAAGCTGGTGGCGCAATTTTTGGCAACCTTCCACTGCTATTTGGTCTAGGTATCGCGATTGGCTTATCTAAAGACGGTAACGGCGCAGCAGGTCTTGCTGGTGCAGTTGCTTACTTCGTATTAACTGCTACAGCAACGACAATTAACGCAGACGTTAATATGTCATTCTTCGGTGGTATCTTCGCAGGTATCATTGCTGGTCACTCATACAACGCTTTCCATGCAACACGACTTCCTGAGTGGTTGGCATTCTTTGCCGGTAAACGTTTAGTACCAATTATGGCCGGTCTATTTGCTCTAGTGGCAGGTGCTGTGTCTGGTGTGGTATGGCCGGGTGTTCAATCTGGTCTAGATGCTCTAGCTCACGCAGTTTCAACGTCTGGTGCTATCGGTCAATTCGTTTACGGTACTCTTAACCGTGCACTTATCCCTGTAGGTCTACACCACGTATTAAACTCATACTTCTGGTTCGGTATGGGTACGTGTCAAGAAATCATCGTTGCTGGTCAAGGCGCATTCGCTAGCATCACTCAACTTTGTGTTGACCCTTCTCTAGCTAAAACTCTAGTTGTTGGTCAAGAGCACACATTCACATTCGCTAACTCAGTAACACCAGAGATTACTACTGTTGTTAAAGAAGTTACTGAAACAGTTAAATCTGGCGACCTACACCGTTTCTTCGGTGGCGATAAAGGCGCTGGCGTATTCATGAACGGTTTCTTCCCAGTAATGATGTTCGGTCTACCTGGTGCTGCACTTGCAATGTACCTAGCTGCTCCTGCTGAAAAACGTAGCCAAGTTGGTGGCGCATTGTTCTCAGTTGCATTCTGTTCATTCCTTACAGGTATCACAGAGCCGCTTGAATTCATGTTTGTATTCCTAGCTCCTGCTCTATACGCAATGCACGCTGTATTTACAGGTCTGTCTCTAGTAGTGGCAAACATGTTTGGAACTCTGCACGGTTTCGGTTTCTCTGCTGGTCTTATCGACTTCGTATTGAACTGGGGTCTAGCAACTAAACCATTCACTCTACTATTGATTGGTCTAGGGTTCGGTGCTCTATACTTCTTTACTTTCTCTTTCGCAATCCGTGCTTTCAACTTGAAGTCGCCAGGTCGTGAAGATGATGACGAAGCAGTTGCAGCTCCAGCTGGTGACGCTCCAAAAGGCGAAGTTGCACGTCAATACCTGAAAGCTCTAGGTGGTCACGAAAACCTAACTTCAATTGACGCATGTATCACTCGTCTACGTCTAACTCTGAAAGACCGTTCAATCGCTGATGAAGCTGTACTTAAGAAACTAGGCGCTAAAGGTGTTGTTAAACTAGGTGAGAACAACCTTCAGGTTATCCTTGGTCCACTAGCTGAAATCGTTGCTGGCGAAATGAAAGCTATCGGTGCTGGTGAAGACCTATCTGATGTTAAACTTCCTTAG
- a CDS encoding cation:proton antiporter family protein produces MELILISTAFIAGFIALKCHLPPLVGFLLAGFGLYAAGFQTNDTIITLSDLGVTLLLFTIGLKLDIKTLLSKEIWAGATVHNLLSTLFFALALFAFKFLGVSALVNMSTEQIVLLGFALSFSSTVFAVKSLQEKGEMNATYGTLAIGILVMQDIFAVVFLTASTGKIPEWYAIALFALPLLRPIFYKVLDWVGHGEMLVLFGIFFALVVGAGLFELVGMKADLGALVLGMLLAGHSKASELSKSLFNLKELFLVCFFLNIGLSDQPTVQGFALALLFLLLLPIKGILYFWVLNKFKFRVRTSLLASLSLFNYSEFGLIVGGLAFKMGWMSGDILVAVAIAVSLSFIIAAPLNRAGHKLYQQSGKWLKEHAAENLNQRDQLIDPGRAQVLILGMGRIGTGAYDELRSRYGKVSLGVEVREEGAHVHRSHGRNVITGDATDPDFWERILDTANVKLVILAMPHHQGNQIALEQLQTRQFKGQIAAIAEYQDQLDSLKEQGVDAAFNIYSEAGSGFARHVCDQLQPQIVKL; encoded by the coding sequence ATGGAACTTATTCTTATATCAACAGCGTTTATAGCTGGTTTCATCGCTCTTAAGTGCCACCTCCCTCCACTTGTGGGTTTTTTACTCGCGGGGTTTGGGCTTTATGCTGCGGGTTTTCAAACCAATGACACCATCATCACTCTATCTGACCTAGGTGTTACTCTCCTACTCTTTACCATTGGTTTAAAGCTGGACATAAAGACCCTTCTCTCAAAAGAAATTTGGGCTGGTGCCACAGTACATAACCTACTCTCTACCCTCTTTTTTGCCCTGGCTTTGTTTGCGTTTAAATTTCTTGGTGTTTCTGCACTGGTCAACATGTCCACAGAACAAATTGTTCTACTTGGCTTTGCGCTTTCCTTTTCTAGTACAGTTTTCGCAGTCAAATCACTACAAGAAAAAGGTGAAATGAATGCTACCTACGGCACCTTAGCGATTGGTATTCTGGTCATGCAAGATATCTTTGCAGTGGTCTTCCTAACCGCATCCACAGGGAAGATTCCAGAGTGGTACGCTATTGCGCTATTCGCACTTCCGCTTCTTCGCCCTATTTTTTATAAAGTACTAGACTGGGTCGGACATGGGGAAATGTTAGTTCTCTTCGGGATCTTCTTTGCTTTAGTCGTCGGTGCTGGGTTATTCGAATTGGTAGGAATGAAAGCAGATTTAGGTGCGCTCGTTTTAGGTATGTTACTGGCTGGTCACTCTAAAGCCTCAGAACTGTCTAAATCACTGTTCAACCTCAAAGAGTTGTTCCTTGTTTGTTTCTTCTTAAATATTGGGTTGTCAGATCAACCTACAGTCCAAGGCTTTGCTCTTGCTCTTCTATTTTTATTGCTACTTCCAATTAAAGGCATTTTATACTTTTGGGTTCTCAATAAGTTTAAATTTAGAGTTCGAACATCGCTATTAGCTTCTCTATCCTTATTTAACTACAGCGAATTTGGGTTAATTGTTGGTGGACTTGCTTTCAAGATGGGATGGATGTCAGGTGATATACTTGTTGCAGTCGCAATTGCAGTCTCCCTTTCCTTCATTATTGCAGCTCCGCTAAATAGGGCAGGTCACAAGCTTTACCAGCAATCAGGCAAATGGTTAAAAGAGCACGCGGCAGAAAACCTTAACCAACGGGATCAATTAATCGACCCAGGTCGCGCTCAAGTTTTAATCTTAGGTATGGGGCGTATCGGCACTGGTGCTTATGACGAATTGAGATCCCGTTACGGAAAAGTAAGCCTAGGAGTTGAAGTCCGTGAGGAAGGTGCCCATGTTCACCGAAGTCACGGGCGAAATGTCATCACTGGCGATGCGACCGATCCAGATTTTTGGGAGCGTATACTTGATACTGCTAACGTAAAGCTCGTTATTCTAGCGATGCCGCACCACCAAGGTAACCAAATTGCCTTAGAGCAGCTTCAAACCCGCCAATTCAAAGGGCAAATTGCTGCCATCGCTGAATACCAAGATCAGCTAGACTCACTGAAAGAACAAGGCGTAGATGCAGCATTTAATATCTATAGTGAAGCTGGTAGTGGTTTTGCTAGACATGTCTGCGATCAACTCCAACCGCAAATCGTTAAGCTTTAG
- the asnB gene encoding asparagine synthase B, producing the protein MCSVFGILDIKSDAAALRPVALEMSKKLRHRGPDWSGIYAGEKAILAHERLAIVGLNSGAQPLYSQDKKHILAVNGEIYNHKELRARYEDKYHFQTDSDCEVILALYQEMGADLLEELNGIFAFILYDEEKDEYLVGRDHIGIIPLYQGYDENGNYYVASEMKALVPVCKTVSEFPPGSFYSSKDAEPQRYYTRDWNEYAAVQGNSTSKEELTEALEAAVKRQLMTDVPYGVLLSGGLDSSITSAVAKRYAAMRIEDDEQSEAWWPQLHSFAVGLEGAPDLIAAREVADKIGTVHHEMTYTIQEGLDAIRDVIYHIETYDVTTIRASTPMYLLARKIKAMGIKMVLSGEGADEIFGGYLYFHKAPNAQEFHEETVRKLLALNMFDCARANKSLAAWGVEGRVPFLDKEFIDVAMRLNPEDKMCGNGKMEKHILRECFEDYLPDSIAWRQKEQFSDGVGYEWIDTLKATAEAKVTDQQLETAAFRFPYNTPTTKEGYAYREIFAELFPLESAAECVPGGPSVACSSAKAIEWDESFKNCVDPSGRAVQAVHNDAY; encoded by the coding sequence ATGTGTTCAGTATTTGGCATTCTTGATATTAAAAGTGATGCTGCAGCACTTCGCCCTGTTGCTCTTGAGATGTCTAAAAAATTACGTCATCGTGGTCCTGATTGGTCTGGTATTTATGCTGGTGAGAAAGCAATTTTAGCTCACGAACGTCTTGCTATCGTAGGCTTAAATAGTGGTGCTCAACCTCTATACAGCCAAGATAAGAAACACATCCTTGCAGTAAATGGTGAAATCTATAATCACAAAGAACTTCGTGCTCGTTATGAAGATAAGTACCATTTCCAAACAGACTCAGATTGTGAAGTTATCTTAGCGCTTTACCAAGAAATGGGCGCCGATCTTCTAGAAGAATTGAATGGTATTTTTGCATTCATACTTTACGATGAAGAAAAAGATGAGTACCTGGTGGGTCGTGACCACATCGGTATCATCCCTCTTTATCAAGGCTATGATGAAAACGGTAACTACTACGTTGCCTCGGAAATGAAAGCACTAGTACCTGTATGTAAAACAGTGAGTGAATTTCCTCCAGGTAGCTTCTACAGCTCAAAAGATGCTGAACCTCAACGTTATTACACTCGTGATTGGAACGAATATGCCGCCGTTCAAGGTAACAGCACTAGTAAAGAAGAACTTACTGAAGCACTAGAAGCAGCCGTTAAACGCCAGCTAATGACAGATGTACCTTATGGTGTACTTCTTTCTGGTGGTCTTGATTCATCAATCACTTCTGCAGTTGCTAAACGTTATGCCGCTATGCGTATTGAAGACGATGAGCAATCTGAAGCTTGGTGGCCACAATTGCACTCATTTGCTGTCGGTTTAGAAGGCGCTCCAGATCTGATTGCTGCGCGTGAAGTCGCAGATAAGATTGGTACTGTTCACCACGAAATGACTTACACCATTCAAGAAGGTCTGGATGCTATCCGTGATGTTATTTACCACATTGAAACATATGATGTAACAACTATTCGCGCTTCAACTCCAATGTACTTACTTGCTCGTAAAATCAAAGCAATGGGCATCAAAATGGTACTTTCTGGCGAAGGTGCTGATGAAATATTTGGTGGTTACTTATACTTCCACAAAGCACCAAACGCTCAAGAGTTCCATGAAGAAACAGTACGTAAGCTCCTTGCGCTGAACATGTTTGACTGTGCCCGTGCAAACAAATCACTTGCGGCTTGGGGTGTTGAAGGTCGTGTTCCATTCTTGGACAAAGAGTTCATTGATGTGGCAATGCGCCTGAATCCTGAAGATAAAATGTGCGGTAACGGTAAAATGGAGAAACATATTCTACGTGAGTGTTTCGAAGACTATCTACCAGATTCAATTGCATGGCGTCAAAAAGAGCAATTCTCTGATGGTGTTGGCTATGAGTGGATCGACACACTAAAAGCAACTGCGGAAGCAAAGGTAACGGATCAGCAGTTGGAAACAGCAGCTTTCCGATTCCCATACAACACTCCAACAACAAAAGAGGGTTATGCTTATCGTGAGATTTTTGCTGAGTTATTCCCTCTTGAATCTGCAGCAGAGTGTGTTCCTGGCGGCCCTTCAGTAGCTTGCTCATCGGCGAAAGCAATTGAATGGGATGAGTCATTCAAAAACTGTGTTGACCCTTCAGGTCGTGCAGTTCAAGCCGTCCATAACGATGCTTATTAA
- the glnS gene encoding glutamine--tRNA ligase has translation MSEAEARPSNFIRQIIDKDLADGKHTSVHTRFPPEPNGYLHIGHAKSICLNFGIAQDYQGQCNLRFDDTNPEKEDVEYVESIKNDVSWLGFEWAGDICYSSNYFDTLYNYAVELINKGLAYVDELSPEQIREYRGTLKEPGKASPYRERSPEENLALFEKMRDGAFEEGKACLRAKIDMSSSFMVMRDPVIYRVRFAHHHQTGDKWCIYPMYDFTHCISDALEGITHSICTLEFQDNRRLYDWVLDNITIECQPRQYEFSRLNLEYTVMSKRKLNQLVVENLVEGWDDPRMPTISGLRRRGFTSASIREFCKRIGVTKQENMIEFGSLESCIRDDLNENAPRAMAVLDPIKVVIENFEQDQVETLTVSNHPNNPEMGTREVPFTREIWIERDDFREEANKKYKRLVLGKEVRLRGAYVIKAERIEKDAEGNITTIFCSYDNETLGKNPTDGRKVKGVIHWVSADKALPAEIRLYDRLFTVANPAAADNFAETLNPDSLVKLNGFVESSLGQAKAEQGFQFERTGYFCVDNKESTSDKLVFNRTVGLRDTWGKAEG, from the coding sequence ATGAGTGAAGCTGAGGCTCGTCCATCGAATTTTATTCGCCAAATTATTGATAAAGATTTAGCGGATGGTAAACACACTAGCGTGCATACTCGTTTCCCGCCGGAGCCTAACGGCTACCTGCACATTGGTCACGCTAAGTCTATCTGCTTGAACTTTGGTATTGCTCAGGACTATCAGGGACAATGTAATCTACGTTTCGATGATACAAACCCTGAGAAAGAAGACGTTGAATACGTTGAGTCAATTAAGAATGATGTGAGCTGGTTAGGCTTTGAGTGGGCTGGTGATATTTGTTATTCATCAAACTACTTCGATACGCTTTATAACTACGCTGTTGAATTAATTAATAAAGGCTTAGCGTACGTTGACGAGCTAAGTCCTGAGCAGATCCGTGAATACCGTGGAACTCTAAAGGAACCTGGTAAAGCGAGTCCATATCGTGAGCGTAGCCCTGAAGAGAACCTAGCGTTATTTGAAAAAATGCGTGATGGCGCTTTTGAAGAAGGCAAAGCGTGTCTGCGTGCTAAGATCGACATGAGCTCTTCATTCATGGTTATGCGCGATCCAGTTATCTATCGTGTACGTTTTGCACATCATCACCAAACCGGTGATAAGTGGTGCATTTACCCAATGTACGATTTCACGCATTGTATTTCTGATGCATTAGAAGGTATTACGCATTCTATCTGTACATTAGAGTTCCAAGATAACCGTCGCCTATACGATTGGGTTTTGGATAACATCACTATTGAATGTCAGCCTCGCCAATACGAGTTCAGCCGTTTAAACCTTGAATATACGGTTATGTCTAAACGTAAACTGAATCAACTAGTTGTAGAAAACTTAGTTGAAGGTTGGGATGATCCACGTATGCCTACTATTTCTGGTTTACGTCGTCGCGGTTTCACTTCTGCTTCAATTCGTGAGTTTTGTAAGCGTATTGGTGTGACTAAGCAAGAGAATATGATCGAATTTGGCTCTCTAGAATCTTGCATTCGTGATGATCTAAATGAAAACGCACCTCGTGCAATGGCTGTACTTGACCCAATTAAAGTAGTTATTGAAAACTTTGAACAAGATCAAGTTGAAACTCTAACGGTTTCTAACCACCCAAATAACCCAGAGATGGGAACTCGTGAAGTTCCATTTACTCGAGAGATTTGGATTGAACGTGATGACTTCCGTGAAGAAGCAAACAAGAAATACAAACGTTTGGTTCTTGGGAAAGAAGTTCGTCTACGTGGTGCATACGTGATCAAAGCTGAACGTATCGAGAAAGATGCTGAAGGTAATATCACGACTATCTTCTGTTCTTACGATAATGAGACTTTAGGTAAGAATCCTACTGACGGTCGTAAAGTGAAAGGTGTTATTCACTGGGTATCTGCTGATAAAGCATTACCAGCTGAAATCCGCTTATATGATCGTCTGTTTACTGTAGCTAACCCTGCAGCTGCGGATAACTTTGCAGAAACACTTAACCCAGATTCGTTAGTTAAACTGAATGGATTTGTTGAGTCTAGTTTAGGGCAAGCGAAAGCGGAGCAAGGTTTCCAGTTTGAGCGTACTGGCTACTTCTGTGTTGATAATAAAGAATCAACTTCGGACAAGCTAGTATTTAACCGAACTGTAGGTTTACGTGACACTTGGGGTAAAGCTGAAGGGTAA